The following are from one region of the Silene latifolia isolate original U9 population chromosome 9, ASM4854445v1, whole genome shotgun sequence genome:
- the LOC141601592 gene encoding uncharacterized protein LOC141601592, which produces MFDSLILKIKHSIQHWSSNFLTYAGRVQLINSIIFGMETFWCSCTLLPQEVLRRINKLCKDFFWGILPDGRRMVFKKWKDICLPWDAGGFNVKDLSTWNDALQCRWIYLLAHTTEGSWSQDSFSSSLKGILAVRDRLVALAGSITAASSLINSWYSRGKFKVTAAYSYLRGVVLAGPWTATLSHPHLVQSHKIICSLAAQQKLATVDNLQSRGFYVVNRCSLCELALEYHAHLFFNCSFSKDVWHQLLQWMGMHRAGSCLLTELEHTNVGSTHNWRMAWYCTSLAAAVYQIWNERNTRLF; this is translated from the exons ATGTTTGATTCCCTAATTCTCAAGATTAAGCACTCTATCCAACATTGGTCCTCTAACTTCCTTACCTATGCTGGTAGGGTGCAGTTAATCAATTCTATCATTTTTGGCATGGAAACGTTTTGGTGTTCTTGTACTCTTTTACCCCAGGAGGTTCTGCGAAGAATCAATAAGCTTTGTAAGGACTTTTTTTGGGGAATACTGCCTGATGGTAGAAGAATGGTGTTTAAGAAATGGAAGGATATATGTTTGCCATGGGATGCAGGAGGATTCAACGTTAAAGACCTCTCCACTTGGAATGATGCTCTGCAGTGTAGATGGATTTATCTGCTGGCTCATACTACTGAGGGGAGTTGG TCCCAGGACAGTTTTTCCTCTAGTCTTAAAGGCATCTTGGCTGTACGGGACAGGCTAGTTGCTCTAGCAGGTAGCATTACTGCTGCTTCTTCTCTGATTAACAGCTGGTACTCTCGTGGTAAATTCAAAGTTACTGCAGCCTATAGCTATTTGAGAGGTGTTGTCTTAGCTGGTCCTTGGACTGCAACTCTGTCTCATCCTCATCTTGTTCAAAGTCACAAGATTATTTGTTCTTTGGCAGCTCAACAGAAATTGGCCACAGTGGACAATCTGCAAAGTAGAGGGTTTTATGTGGTTAATCGATGTTCTCTCTGTGAACTTGCCCTTGAATATCATGCTCACTTGTTCTTTAATTGTTCATTCTCTAAGGATGTCTGGCATCAGCTTCTACAGTGGATGGGTATGCACCGTGCTGGTTCTTGTTTACTGACTGAACTTGAACACACAAATGTTGGGAGTACACACAATTGGAGGATGGCCTGGTATTGTACTTCATTGGCAGCTGCTGTTTATCAAATCTGGAATGAGCGAAATACTCGTCTTTTTTAG
- the LOC141601593 gene encoding uncharacterized protein LOC141601593, which translates to MKIASWNIRGFNCPLKHSEVKDYLVVNKLDIMALLETRVKEHKASKIIKKKFSNWHVIIHFKVNHHESCSTFHLSIVYGCNDPLDRHRLWSSLVAGSTAEPWLVLGDFNVVRAPSEKLSNTPLVLQDMLDFNDCLASCNLDDLTCIGINMTWTNKQDSGTRVWSKLDRVLANPGFISSFPNAFGHFQEPGISDHSPVLVHLSSDKKVAKRFSFLNSWAGHPDYLQTVKAAWETPLQGSPMYCFFQKLKSVKHALTHFHKQHFSNISQRVIGGIHDHRGKLHMGFSSLVFAFNQVLPGLFGHSSTIIPLDTAFISSGAVVNSSDSHSLVREISPAEIRDALFSMDFNSSPGIDGFSAGFFKSAWNIIAKDFCKAVNQFFSSGRMSKQVNSTIISLIPKKAIPNAVTDYRPISCSTVFYKTVSKILANRLQSILPSIVGAEQAAFIKGRSIFENIMLSQTLVKGYNRANISPRCMIKVDIMKAFDSLQWSFIANMLSGLGFPQQFID; encoded by the exons ATGAAGATAGCTTCCTGGAATATAAGAGGGTTCAACTGTCCTTTAAAACATAGTGAAGTTAAAGATTACTTAGTGGTTAATAAGCTTGATATTATGGCTCTCTTAGAAACCAGGGTTAAGGAGCATAAAgcttcaaaaatcattaaaaagaAGTTTAGTAATTGGCATGTG ATTATTCACTTTAAGGTGAACCATCATGAGTCTTGCTCTACTTTCCATTTGAGCATTGTCTATGGGTGTAATGATCCTTTGGATAGGCATAGGCTATGGTCTAGTCTTGTTGCTGGTTCCACTGCAGAACcttggttggtgcttggagattTTAATGTGGTGAGAGCTCCTTCTGAGAAATTAAGTAACACTCCTCTTGTGCTTCAGGATATGCTTGACTTCAATGATTGTCTTGCTTCATGTAATCTTGATGATCTCACTTGCATTGGGATTAATATGACATGGACTAATAAGCAGGATTCTGGGACTAGGGTTTGGTCTAAACTGGACAGGGTCCTAGCAAATCCTGGCTTCATTTCTTCCTTCCCCAATGCTTTTGGTCATTTCCAGGAGCCTGGTATATCTGACCACTCTCCTGTATTAGTCCATCTTTCTTCTGATAAAAAGGTTGCTAAGAGGTTTAGTTTTCTCAATAGTTGGGCTGGGCATCCTGATTATTTACAAACTGTTAAGGCAGCATGGGAAACTCCTTTGCAGGGTAGTCCTATGTACTGCTTCTTTCAGAAGTTAAAAAGTGTCAAGCATGCTCTTACCCACTTTCATAAGCAGCATTTCAGTAATATCTCTCAAAGA GTTATTGGTGGCATTCATGATCACCGTGGCAAGCTTCATATGGGTTTTTCTTCGTTAGTCTTTGCTTTTAATCAAGTATTACCGGGACTCTTTGGGCACAGCTCTACTATCATTCCCTTAGATACTGCTTTTATCTCTTCTGGAGCTGTGGTTAATTCTTCAGATAGTCACTCCTTGGTTAGGGAGATCTCTCCTGCTGAAATCAGAGATGCACTCTTTAGTATGGACTTTAATAGTAGTCCTGGAATTGATGGTTTCTCAGCTGGGTTCTTTAAATCTGCCTGGAACATTATTGCCAAGGATTTTTGCAAAGCTGTGAACCAGTTTTTTTCTTCTGGCAGAATGTCTAAGCAGGTTAACTCAACTATTATTTCTCTAATCCCTAAGAAGGCCATACCTAATGCTGTCACTGATTATAGGCCTATATCTTGCTCCACTGTTTTCTATAAGACAGTTAGTAAGATACTTGCTAACAGGCTTCAAAGTATTCTTCCTTCCATTGTTGGTGCTGAACAGGCAGCCTTTATTAAAGGTAGAAGCATTTTTGAGAACATTATGCTATCTCAAACTTTGGTCAAAGGTTACAATAGGGCTAATATTTCCCCTCGCTGCATGATCAAGGTGGACATTATGAAGGCCTTTGATTCCCTCCAATGGTCTTTTATTGCTAATATGCTTTCTGGTTTGGGTTTCCCTCAGCAATTCATTGACTAG